The DNA region TTAGCAAATAATACCAATTCGCAATTCGCAATGGGCTACGCCCCGCTACGCTAACGCAATGGGCTAACGCCCCGCTACACTCTAAGCGCAGCTATGCCGCAGGCTTTACGCAATTAAAAAACTTAGATGCAGTAGGCTTTCGTAATTTATATCTGTTGCATCCTTTTGGAGAATTGGTATAAGCGTTTGCGGCTTTAATGGTAAAGCGATGCCGAAGGCGGGCTGCGCCTACGCTGGTTTTCAAAATTACATTGTAATTGATACCAATTTAATGTGAAGCTGTACTAAATGAGTAACTCTCTATTTTTGGCGTACTTGGCGGTTCGTTTAATATTCTGTACATCTTTATATAGGATTACTATTTGATTTTTGAACGAAATTAAGTATTGTAGAGTGTGTTAGAACGGAGTTCGTAACGCACTATTATCAAGGGTTTGATGCCGTACTCTCTGTGCTAACACATCCTACGTATATTTTCAGAAATCAAACCGGATTCCTATACATAATTGGTATTAAAAATTTTCTTTCGAGACTTTTTTAATTTGCCCAGCAAAGTATGCTTCCTCATGTTTGAGTTGTTGCGCTACTTCTAACCCTTTTTGAAAAGCTGTTAGTGCTTGAGGAAATTCTTTGCGTTCTAGATACAATTGCCCAATTTGGTCATAAGCTTGCATCAGCCCGTAAAAATTGGCCGCTTGCGTCTCTGTTTCCACAAGAATTTGGCTAGCCTGCAAAGCCTCGTCTGTTTGTCCTTGAGAACGATACAGCGCAATTAACTTCTGTAAAGCTTCACCAGCACGAACGTACTCCTTTAATTGCCAAGCAGTAGTATAAGCTTCTTGATAATTATTAAAAGCTTCTAGCAGTAAGTTAGGATCTTTCTTTGCTAGAGATTCATAATCTGAAGCGATCGCTAGCTTTAATTCTGGTATTTCAGTAAGATTATTTTCACTAACGTAAATTTCTACTAGTTTATTAAGTACATTCAAAGACTGCTGTGGTTGGTTTGTCCGGTCGTAAATTTCAGCCAGTTGTTGGAGATATATTACCTCGTTTACACGTTCGCCTTGAGAACTAGCTAAACTCAACAATTCCTCGTAGATTGGCGCAGCTTTGGGGTAATCAAACCAACTCAAATGTACCTCTCCAATTGTCTTGAGGGTTTCTATGAGTGCTGTTGTATCTTTTTGCTGCCGCACCACTAGTAAAACTTGGTCGTAAGCTTCAGCAGCGAGTTGTGGCGATCGCACATTTTGATAAGCTTGACCTAGCGATCGCCACAATTGGAGATCAATTGGGGCAGTTGTTTTCTGAGATTGTGCCTGTTTTTGAATTGCTTGCAATCGCTGCGTTATATATTGTACTTCTTGTGCATCATTTTGCTTCCAGGCGATCGCCCCGACTCGTGATAGTGCTTGTACCTCTGCTAATGAACCTAAAAAGCGGCGCAAACGAAGTTCCCGGTTCCAAATTTCAAACGCAGTCACCTGATCTCCTGCTTGCAGTTTCGCTGCTGCTTCTTGATTTAATGCATCTAGCGCCGGTTCTAACTTTTGCTGTTCTTGGAGAGTTAACGGCTGTTTATCTTTGGGCAGACGTGGTAGCAGTGGATCGGGTGTGGTAATTTCTAGGGGATTAGGAGGAAATTTATCCGGTACTTTGGGGTTTTTAGTCTGTGCCAGCGTCAAGGAACTGCTAAAAAGTATAGCGGCAGTAACAATCATAATTAAGGGCCTAAACATGGGTACTTTACCTTGCCTTGAGTTGGTTGCATAAGTTAATTATCCCCAGACCCTATTATTTTTACTTTATTCCAGCAATTCTGAAGCGTCACTGACACTACTTTATGTCTCTATTTAGTCTAAACATTCAGTAAATCAAGCTGATATCAAGCTAATATAGGTAAAGCTTTTTAAGTGTAATTCCTGAATTCAAATAGCATATTTACATGATTTATGCAAGCGAAAATATCTAGAAAATGGCTGCGGGATATACTGAATAATTCAATAAAGTTTATTATTTGCCTTCTTATGAGTCAGGAAATATACGCTCCCAATAATTAATTAATGTAGGTATCCTTTATTAGAGCTATTAGAAATTAGACCTAATTTGCTCTAGAAGTTAAGAAACTTGGTATCAGTTAGCACGACTATGACGAGTAGTACCGTGAAAAACTTTTGGCATTACTGATTTAGAGTATGAATCAAGATGTAGATACGTGATATATCGCGTATATCGCGTCTCTATATAGGTTTTCTTATTCAGCAAGCCAATTTTTTCATGTGTCTTGTTTGGTTAGAACGAAGATATAGCCGCTTGGACTTGAGCTGCTAGTCACTCTTCTCCTTCTGTGGGGTACGACGCTAACGCGTAGCTTGCTTAGGGGTAGGGGGTAAGGACTTTCTAAGGTCGTTAACGCTGCACTAATAGGTGTTACCCGTCTACAGAGCTGGCTCACCGTTTTTACCAATTTAGTCAGCAGCTACTTTTTCAACTAGGAAGGTAAAAAATGGAATGGGCTATTTACAAAAAGAATACGGGCAGCTTTCTAATAGCAGTCGCAATTATGACTGGTGTTGGTGTAATTTCGTATCTTAGTTTGCTTCAGTATCGAGAAAACGCTCAATGGGTAACACATACACGCGAGGTGCTGGAAAAGACTAAAGAAGTTATGTCACAGATTAAAGATGCAGAAACTGGACAACGGGGCTATCTTCTCACGGGTAAAGAACGGTATTTAGAACCCTATCGCACTGCAACTAGCGAGATTACTCAGAAAATTAAGACTTTGCGGCAATTGACTGCGGATAACCCCAATCAACAACGGCGGCTTGATCGCCTTGAACCCCTGGTTGCCAAAAAACTAGTTTTGATGGAACAGGCGATTAACGCCAGGAGCAAAAATTTAGAATCCGCGCTGCAAATACTTCAGACAGATCAGGGTCAGCAGATCATGGAGGACATCCGAATGCTGACTAGAGATATGGAGAAAGAAGAGAATGAGTTGTTAAAACAGAGGTCGATAGAGGCGAACATCAGCGCTCATCAAACAACTTTGCTGACTATTTTTGGCAGCGTTATTGCTTCTGCGATCGTCGGTTTAGCAGCCATGATCACCAATCAGGAACTCGCCAAACGCAAGCGGATGGAAAATTCTCTGCAAAAAGCTCGTGATGAGTTAGAAATAGAGGTTAGCAAACGGACTGCCGAACTGAGAAACACTAACGAAGAATTGCAAACTGAAATTAATGAGCGTAAAAGGGCAGAGTCAGAGATTCTGCGCTTGAACGTCGAGCTTGAGGGGCGAGTTGCAGAACGCACAGCACAACTCGAAGCCACTAATAAAGAGATGGAAGCATTTAGTTATTCTGTGTCTCACGATCTGCGGGCCCCCTTGCGGAGCATCGACGGCTTTAGCCAAGCGCTACTAGAAGATTATAGTGATAACCTCGACGCACTAGGCCAAAACTACCTCCAGCGAGTGCGTGCAGCCACCCAGCGAATGGCACAACTGATCGACGATTTACTGAATCTGTCACGACTGACGCGTAGTGAGATGCGTTATGAAAATGTGGATCTGAGCGCACTGGTAGAAGCGATCGCCACAGAGTTGCACAAAACACAACCAGAACGCCAAGTAGAGTTTGTAATTACACCGGGATTGGTTGCCAATGGTGATACTCATCTTTTACGGATCGTGCTAGAAAACCTACTGGGTAATGCGTGGAAGTTTACAGGGAAAAATCAAAAAGCACGCATAGAATTTGGGCTTTTACAGCAAGATGACACCTATGTGTATTTTGTCCGTGATGATGGCACAGGCTTCGATATGGCCTATATTGACAAACTCTTCGGTGCTTTTCAGCGCCTGCACGCCATGACTGAGTTTGAAAGCACTGGCATCGGACTAGCTACTGTGCAGCGCATTGTCCACCGTCATGGTGGCCGTGTCTGGGCCCAAAGTGCAGTCGAGCAAGGCGCAACATTTTACTTCACCCTCTAATCTATAGGAGAACACACAACATGATTTTACTTGTAGAAGATAATCCTGATGATGAAGCGCTAACCCTACGCGCACTCAAGAAAAACAATATTCTGAACGAGGTAATAGTGGCACGCGATGGGGTAGAAGCCCTAGATTACCTCTTTGGTAAAGGTATATACGCTGATCGCGACATGAGCGTTATGCCAAATCTCATCCTGCTAGATTTGAAGTTGCCTAAAATGGATGGTTTGGAAGTTTTGCGACACCTGCGAACCGACGAAAGGACAAAAATCCTTCCCGTCGTCATTCTCACTTCCTCCAAAGAGGAGCAAGACTTAATCAATGGTTATAGCTTGGGTGCCAACAGCTATGTTCGTAAACCAGTAGACTTTTCTCAATTCAGTGAAGCAGTGCGACAACTAGGATTGTACTGGTTTGTGTTAAACGAATCACCGCCAAGGGTATAAGCCAATACGGTTTAGTTAAGCAAATTTATCTGTTAAGGCAGGCAGGGGGAGCAGGGGAGGCAGAGGAGGCAGGGGGAGAGAAAAAAGCTTAACTGAACTGTATCGGGGTATAAGCAGGGGGCAGGGCTGACTTTCTTAATTACGAATTACGAATTACATGGGTATACCACTGCGCGTATTACTTGTTGAGGATTCAGAAGATGACGCTTTGTTGATGCTGCGTGAACTTCAACGTGGTGGCTATCAAGTAACCTTTGAACGGATTGATACACCCACAGCCATGAAAGCTGCGATCGCAGGGGAAACATGGGATATTGTCATCTGCGATTATTCTATGCCCACCTTTAGCGCTCCTGCTGCATTAAAGCAAGTCAAGGAAAGTGGACTTGACTTGCCATTTATTATTGTCTCAGGCACTATTGGTGAAGATACCGCAGTAGCAGCCATGAAAGCTGGTGCCCATGATTACATCATCAAAGGCAATTTAGCAAGACTTATCCCTGCTGTTGCCCGCGAGTTACGTGAGGCACTAGTGAGACGGGAGCGTAAACAAGCAGAGGAGCAGATTAAAGCATCGCTTCAAGAGAAAGAGGTGCTATTAAAAGAAATTCATCACCGGGTCAAAAATAATTTGCAGATTATTTCTAGTCTGCTCAACCTGCAAGCAGAGTATATCAAGGACAATCAAGCCCTTGAGGTATTCAAAGATAGTCAGAACCGGATTGACTCAATGGCTCTGATCCACGAGAAATTATATCAATCTCAAGATTTAGCAAAGATTAATTTTGCTGATTATATCCAAGATTTAGTAACTAATTTATTTTATTCATATAACGTTAATTCCAGTGCTATTACCTTAAAAATGAATGTTGAGGAGGTTTTTTTAGCCATTGATGCAGCTATTCCTTGCGGCTTGATTATCAATGAACTTATTTCAAATTCCCTAAAATATGCCTTTCCCCAAAGAGAATTGGGAGAAATTTGTATTGACTTCTGCTCCATAGAAGCAAATTTATTTAAACTTACTATCAGTGATAATGGTGTCGGTTTTGCCCAAGATTTTGACTTTCAAGCTACAGAATCATTAGGTTTGCGATTAGTCAAAGGTCTAACACATCAGCTACAAGGCAATATCGATTTTATCAGCTATAACGGAGTAGAGTATAAAATTATATTCCCAACTAAGAATTTCTGAAACTATAAGTTTAAAAATCATGAGCGCAGTAAATATATTAGTTGTTGAAGATGAAATCATCGTAGCAATGGATATACAAAATCGGCTAAGAAAATTTGGATACACTGTTATGGGGCTTGCCGATTCTGGAGAAGAAGCAATTAAGAAAGCAGCAGATAATTCTCTAGATTTAGTTTTAATGGATATTCATCTCAAAGGAAAGATGGACGGTGTGGAGGCCGCTCAAATAATTCATAATATTTTTAAAATTCCAGTAATATATCTTACTGCTAATGCAGATGAATCAACATTGAATCGAGCAAAAGAAACAGAGCCATTTGGCTACATTCTCAAGCCTTTCAAAGAAAAGGAATTAAAGTTCACTATTGAAATTACACTTTCCAAACATCGAACGGAAAAAAAATTAAAACAGAATGAACAATGGTTGACTACTGTACTTAAAAGTATTGGAGATGCTGTAATTACTAGCGATGCATCTGGATCTATAACTTTTATGAATCCTATGGCGGAGGAACTGACGGGTTGGAATTATTCTGATGCGTTTGGTAAAGAAGCAACAGAAATATTCAATATTGCTCATGAAGAGACTCGGATAATAATTGAAAGTCCGATCAAGCAAGTCCTTGAGTCTGGCGTTAATGTCGGTCTACCAGAAAAAACGATACTGATTACTAAAAACGGTACAGAAATCCCAATTGATGATAGTGTTGCAGCGATTAAAGATGACAACGGTAAGATCACGGGTGCAGTTTGCGTTTTTCAGGATATCACCGAGCGTCAGCAGATATTGAAGGCACTAGCGCGTCGCCAGCAAGAATTCAAAGCACTAGTTGAAAATGCACCTGATATTATTTCCCGATTTAATACTCAATTGCGCTACGTTTACGTTAATCCAGTTATCGAAAAGGTTACAGGAATATCAGCCGAAACATTTATTGGCAAAACAAACGCAGAGTTAAATCTGCCAGAAGAATTTTGTCGGATATACGATCGCAAGCTTGGGCAAGTTTTTGAAACTAAGCAAGAGACGGAGTTTGAATGCAGTTTAGCGATCGCTTCCCAAACAAAACATTACCATACCCGTCTTGTGCCTGAATTAGCTAGCGATGGCTCAGTATTTTTTGTTTTAAGTATTTCTCGGAACATTACTGCTCTAAAAGTTGCAGAGGCGCAATTAATTTATGACGCTTTTCACGACATACTAACCGGTTTGCCAAATCGCGCCTTATTTATGGAACGACTAGAACGGGCGCTGATGCTGTCAAAACGACGTACAAACTATACATTTGCTGTTCTCTTTCTAGACCTATAGGACTTACGCACACTCTACGAATTCTCGGCGCTCTTGGCGTCTTGGCGGTTCGAGAAATTAAGCTTTTTAGCAATTTTTGCGTAAGTCCTAACCTAGATCGCTTCAAAGTTGTCAACGACAGTCTTGGCCTTACAATTGGCGATCAATTACTAACTGCCCTTGCTCGCAGGCTGGAGAACTGCCTGCGTGCTGGAGATACAGTTGCGCGTCTAGGGGGAGATGAGTTTACAATTTTGCTTGAGGATCTCAACAACATCAATGACGTAATTGGCGTAGTGGAGCGGATACACGAAGCTTTGACATCTGCGTTCCAACTTAGTGGATATGAGGTATTTACCACCGTTAGCATTGGCATCGCTTTAAATAAGGGTAATTACAACTTACCAGAAGAACTACTGCGCGATGCTGACATTGCAATGTATCGTGCTAAGGCATTGGGTAAGGCACGCCATGAGATATTTGACTCAAGCATGTACAGGCAAGTAACGGAGCTATTAGAGTTAGAGATGGATCTACGGGGGGCAATTGAACGCCAAGAGTTTCAGGTTTACTACCAGCCAATTGTGTTGTTAGAAACTTACAAAATTATTGGCTTCGAGGCTCTCGTTCGTTGGCAGCACCCGCAACAGGGCTTAGTTTCTCCAGACAACTTTATTCCACTAGCAGAAGAAACTGGGTTGATTATCCCTATTGGTTATTGGGTACTGAGCGAAGCTTGTCGGCAGATGCGTGCTTGGCAAATACAATTTCCTGCTGACCCACCCTTGACAATCAGTGTAAATCTTTCCACTAAACAGTTTTCACAGTCTGGGCTAATTGAGCATATTTCCCAAATTATGCAAGAGACTGGTCTGGAAGGCAGCAATTTAAAGCTGGAGATTACCGAAAGCGTACTGATGGAGAATATGCAATCAGCAACTTTTATGCTCTTGCAACTGCAAGAGATGAATATCCAAATACACTTAGATGATTTTGGTATAGGCTATTCATCTTTGAGCTACCTGCACCGCTTTGCAAGTAATGCCTTGAAGATTGATCGTTCTTTTGTTACCAAAATTGGTGCTAACGGCGAAAACTTGGAAATTGTTCAAGCGATCATCACCCTAGCCCAGAGTCTAAATATAGATGTAATAGCAGAGGGCGTAGAAACTGTAGAGCAACTGGCACTACTTAGAGCCATGAAATGCAAGCACGCACAGGGATATTTCTTCTCTAAACCCCTAGATAGCAAATCGATAGAGGCATTACTCGTATCTGGCATTCAGCCGAGACAAGAATAGGGGCAGGGGGCAGGGGAAAAGAATTTTTAATTCAAAAAAGCTTATTTACTCTCTTTTTCTGCTGCGGCTCGTTCTTGTGTCAAGCTATCAAT from Nostoc commune NIES-4072 includes:
- a CDS encoding tetratricopeptide repeat protein — its product is MFRPLIMIVTAAILFSSSLTLAQTKNPKVPDKFPPNPLEITTPDPLLPRLPKDKQPLTLQEQQKLEPALDALNQEAAAKLQAGDQVTAFEIWNRELRLRRFLGSLAEVQALSRVGAIAWKQNDAQEVQYITQRLQAIQKQAQSQKTTAPIDLQLWRSLGQAYQNVRSPQLAAEAYDQVLLVVRQQKDTTALIETLKTIGEVHLSWFDYPKAAPIYEELLSLASSQGERVNEVIYLQQLAEIYDRTNQPQQSLNVLNKLVEIYVSENNLTEIPELKLAIASDYESLAKKDPNLLLEAFNNYQEAYTTAWQLKEYVRAGEALQKLIALYRSQGQTDEALQASQILVETETQAANFYGLMQAYDQIGQLYLERKEFPQALTAFQKGLEVAQQLKHEEAYFAGQIKKVSKENF
- a CDS encoding sensor histidine kinase → MEWAIYKKNTGSFLIAVAIMTGVGVISYLSLLQYRENAQWVTHTREVLEKTKEVMSQIKDAETGQRGYLLTGKERYLEPYRTATSEITQKIKTLRQLTADNPNQQRRLDRLEPLVAKKLVLMEQAINARSKNLESALQILQTDQGQQIMEDIRMLTRDMEKEENELLKQRSIEANISAHQTTLLTIFGSVIASAIVGLAAMITNQELAKRKRMENSLQKARDELEIEVSKRTAELRNTNEELQTEINERKRAESEILRLNVELEGRVAERTAQLEATNKEMEAFSYSVSHDLRAPLRSIDGFSQALLEDYSDNLDALGQNYLQRVRAATQRMAQLIDDLLNLSRLTRSEMRYENVDLSALVEAIATELHKTQPERQVEFVITPGLVANGDTHLLRIVLENLLGNAWKFTGKNQKARIEFGLLQQDDTYVYFVRDDGTGFDMAYIDKLFGAFQRLHAMTEFESTGIGLATVQRIVHRHGGRVWAQSAVEQGATFYFTL
- a CDS encoding response regulator translates to MILLVEDNPDDEALTLRALKKNNILNEVIVARDGVEALDYLFGKGIYADRDMSVMPNLILLDLKLPKMDGLEVLRHLRTDERTKILPVVILTSSKEEQDLINGYSLGANSYVRKPVDFSQFSEAVRQLGLYWFVLNESPPRV
- a CDS encoding sensor histidine kinase, translating into MGIPLRVLLVEDSEDDALLMLRELQRGGYQVTFERIDTPTAMKAAIAGETWDIVICDYSMPTFSAPAALKQVKESGLDLPFIIVSGTIGEDTAVAAMKAGAHDYIIKGNLARLIPAVARELREALVRRERKQAEEQIKASLQEKEVLLKEIHHRVKNNLQIISSLLNLQAEYIKDNQALEVFKDSQNRIDSMALIHEKLYQSQDLAKINFADYIQDLVTNLFYSYNVNSSAITLKMNVEEVFLAIDAAIPCGLIINELISNSLKYAFPQRELGEICIDFCSIEANLFKLTISDNGVGFAQDFDFQATESLGLRLVKGLTHQLQGNIDFISYNGVEYKIIFPTKNF
- a CDS encoding GGDEF domain-containing response regulator; protein product: MSAVNILVVEDEIIVAMDIQNRLRKFGYTVMGLADSGEEAIKKAADNSLDLVLMDIHLKGKMDGVEAAQIIHNIFKIPVIYLTANADESTLNRAKETEPFGYILKPFKEKELKFTIEITLSKHRTEKKLKQNEQWLTTVLKSIGDAVITSDASGSITFMNPMAEELTGWNYSDAFGKEATEIFNIAHEETRIIIESPIKQVLESGVNVGLPEKTILITKNGTEIPIDDSVAAIKDDNGKITGAVCVFQDITERQQILKALARRQQEFKALVENAPDIISRFNTQLRYVYVNPVIEKVTGISAETFIGKTNAELNLPEEFCRIYDRKLGQVFETKQETEFECSLAIASQTKHYHTRLVPELASDGSVFFVLSISRNITALKVAEAQLIYDAFHDILTGLPNRALFMERLERALMLSKRRTNYTFAVLFLDL
- a CDS encoding putative bifunctional diguanylate cyclase/phosphodiesterase, with protein sequence MAVREIKLFSNFCVSPNLDRFKVVNDSLGLTIGDQLLTALARRLENCLRAGDTVARLGGDEFTILLEDLNNINDVIGVVERIHEALTSAFQLSGYEVFTTVSIGIALNKGNYNLPEELLRDADIAMYRAKALGKARHEIFDSSMYRQVTELLELEMDLRGAIERQEFQVYYQPIVLLETYKIIGFEALVRWQHPQQGLVSPDNFIPLAEETGLIIPIGYWVLSEACRQMRAWQIQFPADPPLTISVNLSTKQFSQSGLIEHISQIMQETGLEGSNLKLEITESVLMENMQSATFMLLQLQEMNIQIHLDDFGIGYSSLSYLHRFASNALKIDRSFVTKIGANGENLEIVQAIITLAQSLNIDVIAEGVETVEQLALLRAMKCKHAQGYFFSKPLDSKSIEALLVSGIQPRQE